In Helianthus annuus cultivar XRQ/B chromosome 9, HanXRQr2.0-SUNRISE, whole genome shotgun sequence, the following are encoded in one genomic region:
- the LOC110874674 gene encoding gibberellin-regulated protein 14, giving the protein MKSPPFALAALVLVAAAYVMHGTGSFAMRIVLPYPSPPPPAPICPPTPVIPHPPPAAPICPPTPAPQPPTPTPTTPPPTPIITPSPAPTPNLYPPPVIPPSPQTPNCSPPPLVPPTPPCTPKAPSYPTPPTPANPSPPNAYPLTPPPAQPAYPPYTSRITKPYPPADFKGCFSSCGLRCVLHSNQDRYRDCMACCNRCNCVPPGQYGNKEICGSCFTDMKTQAGRPMYP; this is encoded by the exons ATGAAGTCTCCTCCTTTTGCTTTAGCTGCTCTTGTCTTGGTTGCAGCAGCATAT GTGATGCATGGTACCGGTAGCTTCGCAATGCGAATTGTCTTACCATACCCTTCACCACCGCCACCGGCTCCAATATGTCCACCAACCCCTGTAATTCCTCATCCACCACCTGCTGCTCCAATATGTCCACCAACCCCTGCTCCTCAACCACCCACACCGACTCCAACAACTCCGCCGCCAACACCTATTATAACACCCTCACCAGCTCCAACGCCCAACCTATATCCACCACCTGTAATTCCTCCATCTCCTCAGACTCCCAACTGTTCACCACCACCTCTTGTTCCACCCACACCACCTTGCACCCCCAAAGCTCCATCCTATCCTACGCCACCCACACCAGCCAATCCAAGCCCGCCAAACGCATATCCACTAACGCCCCCACCAGCTCAGCCAGCATATCCACCATACACCAGCCGCATCACTAAGCCATACCCACCAGCAGACTTCAAAG GATGCTTTTCATCGTGTGGATTAAGGTGCGTGTTACATTCGAACCAAGACAGATACCGAGACTGCATGGCATGCTGCAACCGATGCAACTGTGTTCCTCCCGGTCAGTATGGAAACAAAGAGATCTGTGGCTCATGCTTCACAGATATGAAGACTCAAGCTGGTAGACCAATGTACCCATGA
- the LOC118481802 gene encoding uncharacterized protein LOC118481802: MKLIEQLTAQNMEPRKIFQTIRKQDPDRFHVQKDVQNVVAKIRAEQRQGLTPMQSLENVLMKNDFIYEIREEPGTEIVTEIFFLHRDSRVLGRAFPHVMMIDATYKTNIYNMPFIQIVGMTPTNKSFIIAHAVVSKERGDNFVWVLERVKAMLDECMEPRVILTDRDLALMGACAKVFPDASRLLCRWHIQQNVMKHCKGAFTDDDWKKFLSFWGSLIESPSIPIYDYHLRNMRKRLVECKRSIFIMEDDLMPGDDIHIEPVQQGPRRRQRPPVDTLQGHPYLEFPDGTDAARHCQKLRRMHVGSHASIDWDAMEEIAERPRVRRFIPIDSPWHRLFDLAHTPTYRELLVEFISSFTFHPPGEPVPIPYPGAPPPPEVSFRLAGVQRSMTLAEFAVRCGLYMQEEIETEIYTAGLVVVEKPTLVGFWQVIAGADHWEHDKSKGRVSFVSDPLYRYLHHLLATSISARGYSREWCTTTDLFFLYCLLYRRPCALAHGLAQYFASGHHRQERGFLYGGAYVTVIARSLGLVPHQDPHLRTPAIMPTRMGMQSLWGMRVIKRFPVGPRFKNREGGVWREEALPEHFEDVHPPADPADVVPVEDPPEDLDGAAAPQPPPPAGAPQFPRHVIRGGAPGAALHPDVRARLDRLDDLVGWLVRAEQDRREREGLPPIPLPPVRAPHQQQQPQQQHQPQQQHQDSDSDLDA, encoded by the exons atgaaactgatcgagcagctgacagctcaaaacatggagccgcgcaaaatatttcaaacgataaggaagcagGACCCCGACAGGTTTCATGTTCAGAAAGACGTTCAAAACGTTGTAGCGAAGATTAGAGCCGAACAAAGACAAGGATTGACTCCCATGCAGTCACTAGAAAATGTGCTGATGAAGAACGACTTTATTTACGAGATCCGGGAAGAACCCGGAACAGAGATCGTAACAGAGATCTTCTTTCTTCATCGGGACTCGAGAGTCTTGGGGCGTGCATTCCCCCACGTCATGATGATCGATGCAACGTACAAGACAAACATATACAATATGCCCTTTATCCAGATTGTTGGTATGACGCCTACCAACAAATCGTTTATTATCGCGCATGCCGTTGTTAGTAAAGAACGGGGTGATAACTTTGTGTGGGTGCTTGAGAGGGTTAAGGCAATGTTGGATGAATGTATGGAgccacgtgtgattttaacggatAGAGACCTAGCCCTTATGGGCGCGTGTGCTAAAGTATTTCCAGACGCCTCCAGGCTTCTTTGCAGGTGGCACATACAACAGAATGTTATGAAGCACTGCAAGGGTGCCTTCACAGACGACGACTGgaagaaatttttgtcattcTGGGGTTCATTGATTGAGTCTCCATCCATACCCATCTACGACTACCACTTGCGCAACATGCGAAAGCGACTTGTGGAGTGCAAACGTTCTA TATTTATTATGGAGGACGATCTGATGCCGGGCGATGACATTCACATAGAGCCGGTTCAGCAGGGTCCACGACGGAGACAGCGACCGCCTGTGGATACGTTGCAGGGGCATCCCTATCTAGAGTTTCCCGACGGCACTGACGCCGCCCGTCATTGCCAGAAGCTTAGGAGGATGCACGTTGGATCGCATGCATCGATCGACTGGGATGCGATGGAGGAGATTGCTGAGAGGCCGAGAGTGCGTCGGTTTATACCTATCGATTCGCCGTGGCATCGTCTTTTTGATTTGGCGCACACGCCGACCTACAGGGAGCTGCTGGTCGAGTTCATTTCGTCATTCACATTTCACCCTCCTGGGGAGCCAGTGCCGATTCCGTACCCAG GTGCTCCCCCTCCGCCTGAGGTTTCTTTCAGGCTTGCTGGCGTTCAGCGTTCGATGACGCTAGCAGAGTTTGCGGTGCGCTGTGGTTTATACATGCAGGAGGAGATCGAGACTGAGATCTACACAGCGGGGCTAGTGGTGGTTGAAAAACCCACTCTTGTTGGGTTTTGGCAGGTGATTGCGGGGGCGGATCATTGGGAGCATGACAAGTCGAAGGGGAGGGTGTCGTTTGTTAGCGACCCACTATACAG GTATCTGCACCATTTGCTCGCCACTTCTATATCAGCGCGCGGCTACAGCCGTGAGTGGTGTACGACCACAGATCTTTTTTTCCTATATTGTTTGTTGTATAGGAGGCCGTGCGCGCTAGCACACGGTCTAGCCCAGTACTTCGCCTCCGGCCATCACCGGCAGGAGCGCGGATTTTTGTATGGCGGGGCGTACGTGACCGTCATTGCCCGTTCATTGGGCCTCGTACCACATCAGGACCCACATCTACGGACGCCGGCCATCATGCCGACGCGGATGGGTATGCAGTCGCTATGGGGGATGAGGGTTATCAAGAGGTTCCCGGTTGGCCCGCGGTTTAAAAACCGCGAGGGGGGCGTATGGAGAGAGGAGGCCCTACCAGAGCATTTCGAGGACGTTCATCCTCCTGCAGATCCTGCTGATGTAGTGCCCGTGGAGGACCCTCCGGAGGATCTAGACGGTGCAGCGGCGCCACAGCCACCGCCACCTGCCGGGGCACCTCAGTTTCCACGTCACGTTATTCGAGGTGGTGCCCCAGGAGCTGCGCTACATCCGGATGTACGAGCCAGGCTTGACAGGCTCGACGATTTGGTAGGTTGGTTGGTACGGGCGGAGCAggatagacgagagagagagggattacccccgataccgcttccaccggttcgagcaccacatcagcagcagcagccgcagcagcagcaccagccgcagcagcagcatcaggattcagattcggatttggatgcatag
- the LOC110876350 gene encoding uncharacterized protein LOC110876350, whose protein sequence is MPDGHCGFRSVAVGLGMDQSSWGRIRRDLVQEMDQNESIWFPIFEAWAAGYFYTHRQGLIWDSVAGCGENHWMDFPFAGLLIAQTYGIGVHLLTTTMGASSTYFPILSPPANQQPLFITLTHVNENHFIHVKLEGDYPMPPAHGLWLTHRRPHTEQWEDMYLPRLEWYTSIMNPRPRSNPSLNYIDSYTEE, encoded by the coding sequence ATGCCGgacggtcattgtgggtttcgGTCTGTGGCTGTGGGCTTAGGGATGGATCAGAGTTCATGGGGGCGTATTAGAAGGGACCTTGTCCAAGAAATGGATCAGAACGAATCGATCTGGTTCCCAATATTTGAAGCATGGGCTGCAGGTTATTTTTACACGCATCGTCAGGGCCTAATTTGGGATTCAGTGGCCGGTTGTGGGGAGAATCACTGGATGGACTTCCCCTTTGCAGGACTTCTTATTGCACAAACGTACGGTATCGGGGTGCACCTGTTAACGACAACCATGGGTGCGAGTTCCACTTACTTCCCAATATTAAGTCCTCCGGCTAATCAACAACCATTATTCATAACGCTTACACATGTTAACGAGAACCACTTCATACATGTTAAGCTGGAAGGGGATTATCCTATGCCACCAGCACACGGGCTATGGTTGACCCACCGAAGACCCCACACAGAACAATGGGAAGATATGTACTTGCCACGTCTAGAATGGTATACATCGATAATGAATCCTCGACCAAGATCAAACCCCAGTCTTAATTACATAGATAGTTACACGgaagaatga